A single genomic interval of Stieleria maiorica harbors:
- the rho gene encoding transcription termination factor Rho, giving the protein MAKKKRSPRRGPSSNGQSGGGGGGKPRSRRRRRGGGGGGNGGNSRDQGLDREPADIPSDAPLEECEGILELHPNGYGFLRSRDNNYSRERSDPFVPGTMIERFGLRQGVYIKAMMQQAKRQQGPRIREIQDVDGIPPEEYPDVKSFDTLTPINPEEWLVLERGQRPITNRVIDLLAPLGKGQRALIVAPPRSGKTVMLQDIAGGIAANHPDLKLIVLLIDERPEEVTDMRRNVVGGEVVASSLDMDVESHVRLSQLVIDRARRLAEMGQDVFLMLDSITRLARAFNKWVGRSGRGGATMSGGLDIKAMDIPKKLFATARAFQEGGSLTIVGTCLVDTNSRMDEAIFQEFKGTGNMELVLDRRLADRRVWPSIDISQSGTRREELLHDEETYEAVTMLRRTLSSMHPCDAMEQLTKQLGRFESNDEFIKLISGAKTSL; this is encoded by the coding sequence ATGGCGAAAAAGAAACGGTCTCCTCGTCGCGGCCCGAGCTCCAACGGACAATCCGGAGGCGGAGGTGGTGGTAAGCCACGCTCGCGCAGACGGCGACGCGGCGGTGGTGGTGGTGGAAACGGCGGGAATTCGAGAGATCAGGGCCTGGATCGCGAACCTGCGGATATCCCCAGCGACGCGCCGCTGGAAGAGTGCGAGGGGATTCTGGAGCTGCACCCCAACGGCTACGGGTTCCTCCGCAGCCGCGACAACAACTACTCCCGTGAACGCAGCGACCCGTTCGTTCCGGGAACCATGATCGAACGGTTCGGTTTGCGGCAAGGCGTCTACATCAAGGCGATGATGCAGCAAGCCAAGCGGCAACAGGGGCCGCGGATCCGCGAAATCCAGGATGTGGACGGGATTCCCCCGGAAGAATATCCGGACGTCAAAAGCTTTGACACGCTGACCCCGATCAACCCCGAAGAGTGGTTGGTCCTTGAACGCGGTCAGCGGCCGATCACCAACCGGGTGATCGATTTGCTGGCGCCGCTCGGGAAAGGTCAACGTGCGTTGATCGTTGCGCCGCCGCGGAGCGGGAAGACGGTCATGTTGCAAGACATCGCCGGTGGCATCGCGGCCAATCACCCCGACCTGAAACTGATCGTCTTGTTGATCGACGAGCGGCCCGAAGAGGTGACGGACATGCGCCGAAACGTGGTCGGCGGAGAAGTCGTCGCGAGCAGCTTGGATATGGACGTGGAGAGTCATGTCAGGCTAAGCCAATTGGTGATCGACCGCGCCCGTCGTTTGGCCGAAATGGGCCAAGACGTGTTCCTGATGCTCGATTCGATCACGCGTCTGGCCCGTGCGTTCAACAAGTGGGTCGGTCGCAGCGGTCGAGGCGGTGCGACGATGAGCGGCGGTCTGGACATCAAAGCGATGGACATTCCCAAAAAGCTGTTCGCAACCGCCCGGGCGTTCCAAGAAGGCGGCTCGCTGACGATCGTCGGTACCTGTCTGGTGGATACCAACAGCCGCATGGACGAAGCGATTTTCCAAGAGTTCAAGGGAACCGGGAACATGGAACTCGTGCTCGATCGTCGCCTGGCCGACCGACGCGTCTGGCCGTCGATCGACATCAGCCAGTCCGGCACGCGTCGTGAAGAGTTGCTGCATGATGAAGAGACCTATGAAGCGGTGACGATGTTGCGGCGAACGCTCTCGAGCATGCATCCCTGCGACGCGATGGAGCAGCTGACCAAGCAGCTCGGCCGATTCGAAAGCAACGACGAGTTCATCAAGCTGATCAGCGGCGCCAAGACGTCGCTGTAG
- a CDS encoding sigma 54-interacting transcriptional regulator, with protein MKSAFSLVSGDRQEGDPSDWDFRLLFDRSPVGVYVVRTGRICYANPVMGQLLDRDPESIAGEPLLSFVHRDDRSEVETLRRQAGDTDPSRYLTRLVRADGQPATVEVMESPLDVGSDENNREDAAWVGVMVDVTAHRQADLKIQDRLNFEQLLANLSAGFVNLPCDQIDSQIDASLQSLVEFLGNDRSTFIEFGDDADHVMVSHSYAAAGCQPFPIGPFAVARLPWYINEFRSGKTVFLRSLPQDLPESAVKERAHCLEEGIQSNVAIPIKVGGQRLGGLTFAFIHKPCDWPREILSRLGLIGEVFANALVRRRNEQLLQEALSENVRLRRQLEQENLYLRQQAVVTQHHGRIIGHSDAITRVLADVERVATTDAPVLLTGETGTGKELLAQTIHELSARKDRPMTVVNCASLPATLIESELFGRAAGAYTGAASAAIGRFELADGSTLFLDEIGEIPLELQAKLLRVLQDGRFERLGTAKTISVDVRIIAATNRDLEAATRKNLFRSDLYYRLSVFPIHVPPLRDRRDDIPSLTWAFVEAFGRRMGKSIKTIPRRTMKQLQDHDWPGNIRELSNAIERAMILADSDTLHIETPTTAREGADEQKTLKEVEREQILRVLEKTGWRIRGGGGAAERLDIKPTTLEARMAKLGIRRPNQR; from the coding sequence ATGAAATCGGCATTCTCTTTAGTGAGCGGCGACCGACAGGAGGGCGATCCGTCGGATTGGGATTTTCGCCTGCTTTTTGATCGCTCCCCGGTCGGCGTGTATGTGGTCCGGACGGGGCGGATTTGTTACGCCAATCCGGTGATGGGGCAGCTTCTGGACCGTGACCCCGAGTCGATCGCCGGTGAGCCGCTGTTGAGCTTCGTCCATCGTGACGACCGTTCGGAAGTAGAAACGCTGCGTCGGCAGGCTGGCGACACGGACCCGTCCCGTTATCTGACTCGTCTGGTCCGCGCCGACGGTCAGCCCGCGACCGTCGAAGTGATGGAATCACCGCTGGACGTCGGATCGGATGAAAACAATCGCGAAGACGCTGCCTGGGTCGGTGTGATGGTCGACGTCACGGCCCACCGGCAGGCAGACCTGAAGATTCAGGATCGGCTTAACTTCGAGCAATTGTTGGCCAACCTGTCGGCCGGGTTTGTCAATCTTCCGTGCGATCAAATCGATAGCCAGATCGACGCGAGCCTGCAGTCGCTGGTGGAGTTTTTGGGGAACGATCGCAGCACATTTATCGAGTTCGGTGACGATGCGGATCACGTGATGGTCTCGCATTCCTATGCCGCGGCGGGTTGCCAACCGTTTCCGATCGGTCCGTTCGCCGTCGCCCGATTGCCCTGGTACATCAACGAGTTCCGCAGTGGCAAAACCGTCTTTCTGCGCAGCCTCCCGCAGGACCTTCCCGAGTCTGCGGTGAAGGAGCGGGCGCATTGTCTGGAAGAAGGGATCCAGTCGAATGTCGCCATTCCGATCAAAGTGGGCGGCCAGCGGCTGGGAGGGCTGACGTTTGCGTTCATTCACAAGCCGTGCGATTGGCCGCGCGAGATTCTCTCACGATTGGGCTTGATCGGTGAAGTGTTCGCCAATGCGCTCGTGCGACGCCGGAACGAACAGTTGCTGCAAGAGGCGCTGTCGGAGAACGTTCGGCTGCGGCGGCAATTGGAGCAGGAAAATCTGTACCTTCGCCAGCAGGCCGTCGTGACACAACACCACGGGCGAATCATCGGACACAGTGACGCGATCACGAGGGTGCTTGCCGACGTCGAACGTGTCGCAACGACCGACGCACCGGTGTTGTTGACCGGAGAGACAGGGACGGGAAAGGAACTGCTGGCGCAGACGATCCACGAGTTGAGTGCCCGCAAAGATCGCCCCATGACGGTCGTCAATTGTGCCTCACTTCCGGCCACGCTGATCGAAAGTGAATTGTTCGGCCGCGCCGCGGGGGCCTACACCGGTGCGGCGTCCGCGGCGATCGGTCGCTTTGAGTTGGCCGACGGATCGACGTTGTTCCTGGATGAGATCGGCGAAATCCCGTTGGAGCTGCAGGCAAAGCTGCTGCGTGTCTTGCAGGACGGTCGGTTCGAGCGACTGGGCACGGCAAAGACGATCTCGGTCGACGTGCGGATCATCGCCGCGACCAACCGCGATCTGGAAGCGGCCACGCGGAAGAACCTGTTTCGGTCCGATCTCTACTACCGATTGAGTGTCTTTCCGATCCACGTCCCGCCGCTGCGTGATCGGCGCGACGACATCCCCTCGTTGACCTGGGCCTTTGTCGAAGCGTTCGGGCGGCGGATGGGGAAATCGATCAAGACGATCCCGCGGAGGACGATGAAGCAGTTGCAGGACCACGACTGGCCCGGCAACATCCGCGAGCTGAGCAATGCGATTGAACGCGCGATGATCCTTGCCGACAGCGACACGCTGCACATCGAAACGCCCACAACGGCACGCGAGGGTGCGGATGAGCAAAAAACGCTCAAGGAAGTCGAGCGGGAACAGATTCTACGCGTGCTGGAAAAGACAGGCTGGCGGATCCGCGGCGGTGGTGGAGCCGCCGAGCGGTTGGACATCAAGCCGACGACGCTGGAGGCACGGATGGCAAAGTTGGGAATTCGGCGGCCGAACCAGCGATGA
- a CDS encoding thioredoxin family protein, giving the protein MRNAAIYLVVFTLTALAAQSSPAQIAWEGKLRDAHTKAKQQGKLMLLHFYTDNCIYCDRLEAGAFRSASVSQSINQNFVAVKVHGTKNPKLAEMFKVTKYPTDVIVTTDGKALSHSVSPQQPDRYIAMLTDAQVSYAKTRTLASTQQTAPTAASPAATAAPATTPAAGVAVNHSLANHTLPKPTSNRPKADMAPGELPVQIPAPGVTMESATPATVTDNSRKNQFMLPGGTKGNVRSASVATSGSVQASLASARTGGLTLPTDTAADMTPADATSARAATTAETTSPESKPDLAIQGYCAVSVVNRGQWVEGKPELGVIHLGKLYLFADKEAMELFLSDPIPFTPMLNEIDVVRFFEEKKIVPGKREWGVIDPIHNRMFFFADEAAMLHFEKTFDRYLDAAIEVMDQAIEESNPGV; this is encoded by the coding sequence ATGCGAAACGCCGCGATCTATCTCGTTGTCTTCACGCTCACCGCTCTCGCCGCGCAATCATCGCCTGCACAAATCGCTTGGGAGGGCAAGCTTCGCGACGCCCACACCAAAGCCAAGCAGCAAGGCAAGTTGATGCTGCTGCACTTCTACACCGACAATTGCATCTATTGCGATCGACTGGAAGCCGGTGCCTTTCGCAGCGCGTCGGTCTCGCAGTCGATCAACCAGAACTTTGTGGCGGTGAAGGTCCACGGGACGAAGAACCCGAAATTGGCCGAGATGTTCAAGGTCACCAAGTACCCGACCGACGTGATTGTGACCACCGACGGCAAAGCCCTGTCCCATTCGGTCAGCCCGCAGCAACCCGATCGCTACATCGCGATGCTGACCGATGCCCAAGTCAGTTACGCCAAGACGCGCACCCTGGCGAGCACCCAGCAAACCGCACCAACCGCTGCATCGCCCGCTGCAACCGCTGCCCCAGCCACGACTCCGGCAGCAGGCGTCGCCGTGAATCATTCGCTGGCAAACCACACCCTGCCCAAGCCGACCTCGAATCGCCCGAAGGCCGACATGGCACCGGGCGAACTGCCGGTGCAGATCCCGGCACCCGGCGTGACAATGGAATCCGCGACGCCGGCCACCGTGACCGACAATTCTCGAAAAAACCAGTTCATGCTTCCCGGTGGCACCAAGGGGAACGTCCGTTCGGCAAGCGTCGCCACGTCCGGTTCGGTTCAAGCCTCACTGGCGAGCGCCCGTACCGGCGGCCTCACGCTGCCCACGGACACGGCCGCCGACATGACACCCGCCGACGCAACATCGGCCCGTGCAGCCACCACCGCCGAAACGACCAGCCCGGAAAGCAAACCTGATCTCGCGATCCAAGGCTACTGTGCCGTTTCGGTCGTCAATCGCGGCCAGTGGGTCGAAGGCAAACCGGAACTCGGCGTCATCCACCTGGGCAAACTCTATCTGTTCGCCGACAAGGAAGCGATGGAGCTGTTCCTTTCCGATCCGATTCCGTTCACTCCGATGCTGAACGAAATCGACGTCGTCCGCTTCTTTGAAGAAAAGAAGATCGTCCCCGGCAAACGCGAATGGGGCGTGATCGACCCGATCCACAACCGCATGTTCTTCTTCGCCGACGAAGCCGCCATGCTGCATTTCGAAAAGACGTTCGACCGATACTTGGACGCCGCCATCGAAGTCATGGATCAAGCGATCGAAGAATCCAACCCCGGCGTGTAA
- a CDS encoding putative quinol monooxygenase — MIQAVLRVVAPPDKREEILQVFCSLSGPTEVAKGCRFCRVLCDADDDNAITYWAQWETREDLEDHFRSERFRRLLPYIDMSLEPPDVDVSDVDAIGGIELVLSVIRAQRQ, encoded by the coding sequence ATGATCCAAGCCGTGTTGCGAGTGGTGGCGCCACCTGACAAGCGAGAGGAGATCCTGCAGGTTTTTTGCAGCCTGTCCGGACCCACGGAGGTGGCAAAAGGATGTCGGTTTTGCCGCGTCCTTTGCGATGCAGATGATGACAATGCGATCACCTATTGGGCGCAGTGGGAAACGCGTGAAGACTTGGAAGACCATTTTCGGTCCGAGCGGTTTCGTCGGCTGTTGCCCTACATCGACATGTCGCTGGAGCCACCCGATGTGGATGTCAGCGACGTGGACGCGATCGGCGGAATCGAGTTGGTTTTGTCCGTGATTCGTGCGCAACGTCAATAA
- a CDS encoding YybH family protein gives MTLALMAAALVSLCVRPVAADQAADEATIRKDVAAYVAAFNQGDAKALASMWSPEAVYTNPLSGEQVVGREAIEQQFAAIFAENKGVKLSATTQSVQFISPSVALETGTAAVIRPEQEPEESEYTAVYVKRDGAWLLDRVTEEDVPVVVSNEDHLKDLQWMIGSWVDQDDRGRVETTCQWTKNRNFMVRMFSMVVGDQIEQSGMQIIGWDAAAGQIRSWVFDSRGGFSDGVWEQKDKKWYIQSTGTMHDGSKMSATNILTYVDDNTLTWQSINRIVDGELLPNVDEVVAVRAGGVEGSQ, from the coding sequence GTGACTCTTGCACTCATGGCAGCGGCGTTGGTTTCGCTGTGCGTGAGACCGGTGGCGGCAGATCAGGCTGCCGACGAAGCGACGATTCGCAAGGACGTCGCGGCATACGTCGCGGCATTCAATCAGGGAGATGCCAAAGCGTTGGCGTCGATGTGGTCACCCGAGGCGGTGTACACGAATCCGCTGTCGGGCGAACAGGTCGTCGGTCGCGAGGCGATCGAGCAACAGTTTGCCGCGATCTTTGCGGAAAACAAAGGCGTCAAGCTGTCCGCGACGACGCAGTCGGTTCAGTTCATCTCGCCCAGTGTTGCGTTGGAAACCGGCACCGCGGCGGTGATTCGACCCGAACAGGAGCCCGAGGAATCGGAATACACCGCGGTATACGTCAAACGTGACGGTGCATGGTTGCTCGACCGCGTGACCGAAGAAGACGTCCCCGTTGTCGTGTCAAACGAAGATCATTTGAAAGACCTGCAGTGGATGATCGGCAGTTGGGTGGATCAAGACGATCGGGGGCGTGTCGAAACGACGTGCCAATGGACGAAGAATCGAAACTTCATGGTGCGAATGTTCTCGATGGTGGTCGGTGATCAAATCGAACAGTCGGGGATGCAGATCATCGGCTGGGACGCCGCCGCCGGACAGATCCGGTCGTGGGTGTTCGATTCCAGGGGTGGATTCAGCGATGGCGTCTGGGAACAAAAGGACAAGAAGTGGTACATTCAGTCCACCGGCACGATGCACGACGGCAGCAAGATGTCCGCGACCAATATCTTGACGTACGTTGATGACAATACGTTGACTTGGCAATCGATCAACCGGATTGTCGATGGCGAGCTCTTACCCAATGTGGATGAAGTGGTGGCCGTTCGAGCAGGAGGGGTGGAGGGATCCCAGTGA
- a CDS encoding GEVED domain-containing protein, whose amino-acid sequence MPQRRRFTLQPLEHRHLLTGLSISAASVPETESHVIFTLQQDETASEVRRYLFDTVDGTATAGNHYVPVDGLLIEFQPDELTKTVEVELIDDAFRNLDREFYGRVQQLGDSGNAVVASHQRLLPTDGRNVFSFDFDNTGNTLVYSQFLGTTVGLFSVPVDGSSQPTLLADLGFSGGGPGSVQINRATSEVILPGEDSQGNVELFRVPVDGSRDPIVLTHSGDESTLVAYQGVGPDLSHVVYERRIHGSTEIALFSARTDGSTSPVKLFQGDIGSFPFVGISPDGESVVFKGNTFPLPFVVPIDGGSTAQRLSDDLIGASTGLRHTFSPDGQFIYVAARPSEDVRQSDLYRFAVDGSQPPLMLASNVGDSQPQITKDGSRLVFNVNRGLSAAPDLYSVLTDGSEPPVALHPPIEQAGGSLRTYKISDDDQRVVFRSNFDDPAKFALYSVKIDGSESPIKLTSLRSSFNVDLILSTNDPETVVYRTNVGYGSNAPQELYAVDILGNSDPVLLSFEVPDSESFDNYSYVNLHAGGNSLVFTSNREVGDGSVRLFQAPIDSMATPTLLSQPGTRMDDFSIATNILESIHGYAYEIETDGGFGSNRNVVLTKLFESSGARIVDDDTNVVVDDFGDAPTAAETGFRYDYPVMLEDNGARHAVGGLFLGEGVDAEPDGQPHIVAGADGQGGDELDGLADNGIDFLTDLVTSSSDTIATVDVTASGTGRIDAWIDFNRDGDWFDPGEKVLHSVPVSSGDNRISFSIPAGAQAGGTAARFRLSSAGGLGSVGRAADGEVEDYWVTLRDGNDALSNLVVSLDASPLTLDGSAGNLVVGEDGVERFSVPMSAVAGVELVGGSRDQTIEWIAADWTGKTISIDAGEGFDTLVVRPPSSAGDFVPTISLVDSLLPRNVERIDLTSDNALTVTLDHKAIASTADLELAANLAEQIEFVDPEQWRMGAPLVGDGPLRHVNHLDGSRFKVEIPLPWKNVINRFDVNNDGMTTALDALVVINRLAIQAGNELPDPHDVDVWPGAYFDTTGDNLATTLDALFVINEVARIQAGQSAEAEEGIELRHDGVVRIGPRRSALQFVDAFFEMGASMQFEDPASAVHPVRPASTIHVNGDEVLLGPVSENPEFELDEGESDSDPGTQSSLEANLEGQGPFDDKLRACALESGL is encoded by the coding sequence ATGCCACAACGACGACGATTCACTTTGCAGCCTTTGGAGCATCGGCACTTATTGACAGGCCTGTCGATTTCTGCGGCGAGCGTGCCCGAGACGGAGTCGCACGTCATCTTCACTCTTCAGCAGGACGAGACCGCATCGGAGGTTCGTCGCTACTTGTTCGACACCGTGGACGGAACGGCAACCGCTGGAAACCACTATGTTCCGGTCGACGGATTGCTGATCGAGTTCCAGCCAGATGAGTTGACCAAGACGGTCGAGGTGGAGCTGATCGACGACGCGTTTCGCAACTTGGACCGCGAGTTCTATGGACGTGTGCAACAGCTTGGTGATTCCGGCAATGCCGTCGTTGCTTCGCATCAGCGGCTCTTGCCCACCGATGGACGGAACGTCTTCAGTTTCGACTTTGACAACACCGGCAACACGCTCGTCTATTCTCAATTTCTGGGCACGACCGTCGGGCTGTTTAGCGTTCCGGTGGACGGGTCTTCTCAACCAACATTGCTCGCCGACTTGGGGTTTTCTGGAGGAGGTCCAGGCTCCGTTCAAATCAATCGAGCGACGAGCGAGGTGATTCTGCCCGGTGAGGACAGCCAGGGTAACGTGGAGCTTTTTCGCGTACCCGTTGACGGTTCTCGAGATCCGATTGTGCTGACTCACTCAGGCGACGAATCAACCTTAGTGGCATATCAAGGTGTCGGCCCTGATCTTTCGCACGTCGTTTACGAAAGGAGAATTCACGGCTCAACTGAAATTGCACTCTTCAGCGCTCGAACGGATGGTTCCACCTCACCTGTGAAACTCTTCCAGGGTGATATCGGTAGCTTTCCATTCGTCGGGATATCACCCGACGGAGAATCTGTCGTCTTCAAGGGAAATACATTTCCATTGCCCTTCGTCGTGCCGATTGACGGGGGCAGCACTGCCCAAAGGCTCTCGGACGATCTGATCGGCGCGAGTACCGGCCTGCGACATACGTTCTCGCCGGACGGCCAATTCATTTACGTTGCGGCCAGACCGAGCGAAGATGTCAGGCAATCGGACCTTTATCGATTCGCAGTTGACGGATCGCAACCGCCACTGATGTTGGCGAGCAATGTAGGGGATTCCCAGCCACAGATCACCAAGGACGGAAGTCGATTGGTGTTTAACGTCAATCGTGGTCTGTCCGCGGCGCCCGATCTTTATTCAGTGTTGACCGATGGCTCCGAGCCGCCGGTGGCGCTACACCCGCCCATCGAGCAGGCCGGTGGAAGCCTCCGCACGTACAAGATTAGCGACGATGACCAGCGAGTCGTGTTTCGGTCGAACTTCGATGACCCTGCGAAGTTCGCGTTGTACTCGGTGAAAATCGATGGATCCGAATCGCCGATAAAACTCACGTCGTTGCGGTCGTCTTTTAATGTCGACCTGATACTGTCGACGAATGATCCCGAAACGGTCGTTTACCGGACAAACGTCGGGTACGGAAGCAACGCGCCGCAGGAGCTTTATGCCGTCGATATTTTGGGGAATTCGGATCCTGTGCTGCTGAGTTTTGAAGTGCCCGACAGCGAGTCGTTTGACAACTACTCCTACGTCAATCTTCACGCAGGAGGCAATTCGTTGGTGTTCACATCCAATCGTGAAGTGGGAGACGGCTCCGTCCGACTGTTCCAGGCACCAATTGACTCAATGGCGACGCCGACCCTTCTGAGCCAGCCCGGCACAAGAATGGATGATTTTTCCATTGCGACCAACATCTTAGAAAGTATCCACGGATACGCCTACGAGATTGAAACGGATGGTGGATTTGGAAGCAATCGGAACGTGGTTCTAACAAAGCTCTTTGAAAGCAGCGGCGCCCGGATCGTCGATGATGACACGAACGTCGTTGTTGATGATTTTGGTGATGCTCCCACAGCGGCAGAGACGGGTTTCCGTTACGACTATCCGGTCATGCTTGAGGACAATGGGGCACGGCACGCCGTCGGCGGCCTCTTTTTGGGCGAGGGTGTGGATGCGGAGCCGGATGGGCAACCGCACATTGTCGCTGGTGCGGACGGCCAAGGCGGAGACGAGCTTGATGGCTTAGCCGATAACGGGATCGACTTCTTGACGGACTTGGTGACCAGTTCGAGCGACACCATCGCAACCGTCGACGTGACCGCATCGGGTACCGGGCGAATTGACGCGTGGATTGATTTCAATCGGGACGGTGACTGGTTTGATCCCGGTGAAAAAGTTCTCCACAGCGTTCCGGTCAGTAGCGGAGACAACCGCATTTCGTTTTCGATTCCTGCGGGAGCCCAAGCCGGTGGCACGGCAGCTCGGTTTCGTCTCAGCAGTGCCGGAGGACTGGGCAGCGTTGGTCGTGCAGCTGATGGTGAGGTGGAGGACTACTGGGTGACCTTGCGTGACGGGAACGATGCACTGAGCAATCTGGTCGTCTCGCTCGATGCGTCTCCATTGACCTTGGACGGTTCGGCTGGCAATCTGGTGGTTGGCGAAGACGGTGTCGAGCGTTTTTCGGTTCCGATGTCGGCTGTCGCGGGCGTTGAATTGGTTGGAGGTTCACGCGATCAGACCATCGAATGGATCGCCGCTGACTGGACAGGGAAAACGATATCGATCGATGCAGGAGAAGGATTTGACACGCTTGTTGTTCGGCCACCGTCTTCGGCGGGTGACTTCGTGCCGACAATCAGTCTGGTCGATTCACTGTTGCCAAGAAACGTTGAGAGGATCGATTTAACGTCTGACAACGCATTGACGGTCACGCTTGACCATAAAGCGATCGCGTCGACCGCTGACTTGGAACTGGCCGCAAACCTTGCCGAGCAAATCGAATTTGTCGATCCTGAACAGTGGCGGATGGGCGCGCCTCTGGTCGGTGACGGCCCCCTTCGTCACGTGAATCATCTCGATGGCTCTCGTTTCAAGGTTGAGATTCCACTGCCGTGGAAGAATGTCATCAATCGATTTGATGTCAACAACGATGGCATGACAACCGCGTTGGACGCTTTGGTTGTCATTAACCGACTTGCCATCCAGGCGGGAAACGAACTGCCTGATCCCCATGACGTCGATGTTTGGCCAGGGGCCTATTTCGATACCACAGGCGACAACTTGGCAACCACGCTTGACGCCCTGTTTGTGATCAATGAAGTAGCAAGGATTCAAGCTGGCCAGTCTGCTGAAGCAGAAGAAGGCATCGAATTGAGGCACGATGGCGTTGTCCGAATTGGTCCCCGGCGAAGTGCTTTGCAGTTCGTCGACGCGTTTTTTGAAATGGGCGCGTCCATGCAATTTGAAGATCCTGCTTCCGCCGTTCACCCCGTGCGTCCAGCGTCAACCATTCACGTCAACGGCGACGAGGTCTTGCTCGGTCCGGTGTCGGAAAATCCTGAGTTCGAACTGGACGAGGGGGAATCAGATTCCGATCCAGGGACCCAAAGCAGCTTGGAGGCAAATCTGGAGGGTCAAGGCCCTTTCGATGACAAGCTGCGGGCTTGTGCCTTGGAGTCTGGCTTGTGA
- a CDS encoding MBL fold metallo-hydrolase, with the protein MVENIPLISHHHDGLTIEGFSRAAVQTCWRVNELKLLFDVGAQPWDFMGTPTLFITHAHLDHIVSLPSYVSRRRMMKMDPPVIYLPDSAVDEAWDMLQTFRRLDRGAMPCELVGLNAGDEIEHGREYLVTAVPTRHTITSLGFIVYHRRHKLKPEFVNLSGPEIRDLKLAGTEITTEQRVPVFAYTGDTSPPGLDNNPEFYKAKVLVSELTFVAPEHRKEKIHKHGHMHVDDYRQRADRFENELVIAGHLSTRYHDKQVKTMVRRVLPDMLKGRLKLWI; encoded by the coding sequence ATGGTCGAAAACATCCCCCTGATCTCGCACCACCACGATGGTCTTACGATCGAGGGTTTTTCACGCGCGGCCGTGCAGACGTGTTGGAGAGTCAACGAGTTGAAGCTGCTGTTCGACGTGGGGGCTCAACCCTGGGACTTCATGGGCACACCCACGTTGTTCATCACCCATGCCCATTTGGATCACATCGTGTCGCTGCCATCCTATGTGTCGCGGCGGCGGATGATGAAGATGGACCCTCCGGTGATCTACCTGCCCGACTCGGCGGTCGACGAAGCCTGGGACATGTTGCAAACGTTCCGTCGCCTGGACCGCGGCGCGATGCCTTGCGAATTGGTCGGGCTGAACGCGGGAGACGAAATCGAACACGGCCGCGAGTACCTGGTGACGGCCGTGCCGACGCGGCACACGATCACCTCGCTCGGCTTTATCGTCTATCACCGTCGCCACAAACTGAAACCCGAATTCGTCAACTTGTCCGGGCCTGAAATCCGCGACCTGAAACTCGCCGGCACCGAGATCACGACCGAGCAGCGCGTTCCCGTGTTTGCCTACACCGGCGACACGTCACCGCCGGGGCTGGACAACAATCCGGAGTTCTACAAGGCCAAGGTGCTGGTCAGCGAACTGACCTTCGTCGCGCCCGAGCATCGCAAGGAAAAGATCCACAAGCACGGCCACATGCATGTCGATGACTACCGCCAACGCGCCGATCGCTTTGAAAATGAACTCGTGATCGCCGGGCACTTGAGCACGCGCTACCATGACAAGCAAGTCAAAACGATGGTCCGCCGCGTGTTGCCCGACATGCTCAAAGGACGCCTCAAACTTTGGATCTAA
- a CDS encoding HEAT repeat domain-containing protein has product MTSPLVRTTRLATAYRRLLSSADAPRYAAEVDEHYSPTTLATLLQRGDVELRRAAAMALGLLGNSRSVDPLGRALSDVDRGVRLVADDSFRGLLLRDAAPTHHQQLLKVMHLTDGGEFAAALAPAMILVEQAPMYAEAHFQLASCWHGLEDYRKASQSYIACLWRCRFHYTAWQGLARCQIMSGEYVAASKSLERCIEIVPDLESARVQLRALRRRMRRSDV; this is encoded by the coding sequence GTGACTTCACCTCTCGTGCGGACAACCCGACTGGCCACAGCCTATCGCCGACTTCTTTCCAGCGCGGACGCGCCACGGTATGCGGCTGAGGTTGACGAGCATTACTCGCCGACGACCTTGGCGACGTTGCTTCAGCGGGGGGATGTTGAACTGCGCCGCGCCGCCGCGATGGCACTGGGCCTGCTGGGCAACAGCCGCTCGGTCGATCCGCTCGGGCGAGCGCTCAGCGATGTCGATCGTGGCGTGCGTTTGGTTGCCGATGATTCCTTTCGCGGGTTGCTGTTGCGTGATGCGGCGCCGACCCATCATCAGCAGTTGCTCAAGGTCATGCACCTGACCGATGGCGGTGAGTTTGCCGCGGCGCTCGCGCCGGCAATGATCTTGGTGGAACAGGCGCCGATGTATGCGGAGGCTCATTTTCAATTGGCCAGTTGTTGGCACGGATTGGAAGACTATCGCAAGGCATCTCAGTCTTATATCGCATGCTTGTGGCGCTGCCGTTTTCACTACACCGCTTGGCAGGGGTTGGCCCGGTGCCAAATCATGTCCGGTGAATACGTGGCCGCATCAAAGTCACTGGAGCGGTGTATCGAAATCGTTCCGGACTTGGAAAGTGCCCGTGTTCAACTGCGGGCACTGCGGCGGCGGATGCGACGCAGCGACGTTTGA